The DNA segment AACTGGCTGCACAGCCTGGATTCCCGGCAGTTCAATACCAATGTATTCCGGCATGCTCCTGTGCTATATACCCATAAGGAGTATTATCAGGCCGGACTGGCCTACCAGTTTGTAGAGAACGATTTATTTCTGATTTTCTTTCGGGCAATCCCGGTAACCACCATCCTGCGTGAGATATCCCGTACCGCACGCAAGTTCAACAATCAGTCCGAGATGGACTTGATCGACATCAGCCGGCGCACGGCGATAATCAAATTGACCCCGTATCCATATTTTCATGCCTGTACCGTGGGTTGTGAGTGCCGCTTTGTCGAGGGTGTGCTTGCGGCCAATTTCGAGGTGCACAAGATCAACAGTTATACAACGCGACATGTCATCTGCAGTGCCCGGATCGAGAACCTGTTGCGCTATGCCTATGGGCATCTGGGGCTGGAGTATCGGGAGGACGGGCCTGACATCTACATCAACGAACAGCGAGCTGGCCGAAGGGTGCGACTGCGGCAGCAGGAGGTGAACGGGCAGCAGGTCTTTTCGGACAGTATAGATGAGGACTCCGTGGACTGGAATGCTATCCGGATCACCGCGCCTGTCATCGTCCAGGGGAGGGAGTTGTTTTCCCCGGGAGAGATATATAATGCCCCCTGTTGCCTGGTGGAACTCGCCTGGCGCTCTCCCTCTGTGTTCGACCGTCTGCGCCATTTTGTCGGATCCAGGCGACTGCTGACCGATTCACTGGAAAAGATCGAGGAGCAGATTGAATTTACCAACCTCAAGATCTTCAAGCTGCAGGAGGCCCTCAGCAGCTCCATGCGAAAATCGGCTATCTTTCAGGTCTACACCCGCTCGTCCCTGGTGCGTGAGGTGGATGCCGGGAAAAATCCGCTGACCTACGAGCCTCGGATCGAATTGAAGGCGATTCTGTTTTGCGACATCCGGGATTTCACCTCCCTGGCCGAGATCATGACCCCGATCGACATGGTCCGGTTTTTGAATGGCTACTACGACCGGATGAACAAGGTGATTACCGAGAATGGGGGCGAGATCGATAAACTGATCGGAGATTGTATCATGGCGGTCTTCGATACGGCTGATCATGCCCTGCAGGCGGGGATCGAGGCCCGGCAGCGGTTGTTCGAGTATAATCGCGAACGGTTTTCGTATGGTTTGCAGAAGATCGCGGCCGGGATTGGCATTACCTACGGCCCGGTGGTGATCGGCAATATCGGCAGTCGCAGTAAAATGGATTTCACCTGCATCGGGGATACCGTCAATGTGGCCTCCAGGATTGAGGCGCTGACAAAGCTGTACGGGGTGGGATTGATTATCTCGGAAGACCTGGTGCGGGCTTTGCTTCAGCAGTATCGGATGCGGCGCATAGACAGGGTGATGGTGAAGGGAAAGCAGGAGCCGGTCCAGTTGTACCATGTGTATGAGCCCCTGCCGGCGCATGTACAGCGGAAACTGATTACCGATGAGGCGACCCTGGACAGGCTGTTCGGGCTGTATGCTGCCGGGCGTTTTTCCGAGGCTACTGAAGGATACCGGGAATGCATGCAGGCAGTCGGTCCGCACAGTTATGCTGCCGGCAGCTGTGCCGACCCGCTCTTGCCGTTTTATATTCGCCGCTGCACTGATATGGCGGAGCGTACCAGGGCTGGCCTGGTGCAGCTGCAGAAATGGCACGGAATATACGAGTTCATGGATAAATAAACGGGCACCGACAGCGCAGCTGCCGATGCCCGTGTGCCTCCGGGAGAAGCCGGAAATATATACGCGGGGATTATATCTCCATCAGCTTGGCAAATGCTGCCAGTGCCGGGTGCATATCCGCGCCGCCAAGCACCTGTTTGGTCAGGACTTTGCCCAGCTGGACCCCTTCCTGGTCAAAGCTGTTCAGGTTCCACACCAGCCCCTGGAACATCACCTTGTTCTCGTAGTGAGCCAGCAGGGCGCCGAGTACCTTCGGGGTAAGCTTGTCGGCAAACAGCAGGCTGCTGGGGCGCTCCCCGGGAAAGTTCTTGTTGGGATTGCTGTCGCTCTGTCCCAAGGCAAAGGCCGCAATCTGGGCCACCATGTTGGCGTTCAGTTTGGCCTGGCTGGTTGAGCTCTGGAACTGCAGGTCGGTGGCACCCTGGCAGCCGGTGAAACCGATAAACTGCAGCGGCACGATGTCGGTTCCCTGATGCAGCAGCTGATAAAAGCTGTGCTGGCCGTTGGTGCCGGGCTCGCCGAAGATCACCGGGCCGGTGGGGTAGGCCACCGGTTCGCCGTCGCGGTTGACCTGCTTGCCGTTGCTCTCCATGTCCAGCTGCTGCAGATGGGCCGGGAAGCGCGACAGGGCCTGGCTGTAGGGAAGCACAGCGGTAGCCGGCAGCTCCAGGACATTGCGCTCGTACACCCCGATCAGGGCATCCAGCAGGGCGGCGTTCTTGCGGATGTCCGGTTCAATTGCTGCAGTGTCGGCCTCGGCAGCGCCGGCCAGAAACTC comes from the Spirochaeta africana DSM 8902 genome and includes:
- a CDS encoding adenylate/guanylate cyclase domain-containing protein, which encodes MADWKTLLYRTNLTPQEIREIPGAACENYIAARNYLVNTKGYTDAQLLDGLEISPEEFSVGKNWLHSLDSRQFNTNVFRHAPVLYTHKEYYQAGLAYQFVENDLFLIFFRAIPVTTILREISRTARKFNNQSEMDLIDISRRTAIIKLTPYPYFHACTVGCECRFVEGVLAANFEVHKINSYTTRHVICSARIENLLRYAYGHLGLEYREDGPDIYINEQRAGRRVRLRQQEVNGQQVFSDSIDEDSVDWNAIRITAPVIVQGRELFSPGEIYNAPCCLVELAWRSPSVFDRLRHFVGSRRLLTDSLEKIEEQIEFTNLKIFKLQEALSSSMRKSAIFQVYTRSSLVREVDAGKNPLTYEPRIELKAILFCDIRDFTSLAEIMTPIDMVRFLNGYYDRMNKVITENGGEIDKLIGDCIMAVFDTADHALQAGIEARQRLFEYNRERFSYGLQKIAAGIGITYGPVVIGNIGSRSKMDFTCIGDTVNVASRIEALTKLYGVGLIISEDLVRALLQQYRMRRIDRVMVKGKQEPVQLYHVYEPLPAHVQRKLITDEATLDRLFGLYAAGRFSEATEGYRECMQAVGPHSYAAGSCADPLLPFYIRRCTDMAERTRAGLVQLQKWHGIYEFMDK